From the genome of Setaria viridis chromosome 1, Setaria_viridis_v4.0, whole genome shotgun sequence:
GGAGTGGATGATTCCGACGATCTTTTTTAATGCAAAAGCACTAGTGCATCGCGTCTCTGATTGATAGGGTTCAAGAGGTGTCTGAAAGTTTATGAAAATTATCATTTCTAATGGTTGGAGGTGGAAGATAAAGGCAGAGTTGGCTGTTGCAAGTCCTTCACTTCATTGAGCTTATTATAGCGCCTGGCTCTCTCTGCTGCACGCCAACGCAGACTGGGATTGTCACGGTAGGATAAGTATGCCCGTGCTGAGAGTCTTCAAGAAGATCGATGGCATGGCTGCGAATCATTTGCTCGTGTGAAGACTGCGGGTGTTCAGTTCAGCGTTCTCTGAAGAGGACGGTTGCCAATCCTCACCGGTACTCGCTGTAGGCTCTGCTGACTTCAGAAGACTACCTGTGCAGGTAATTGTGAACTACTCCTAAGCATTTGGAACACAAATCGCAGGGGCCCTGGAGCATGTAGGGCACGCATGGGCACAGTTTATTTCCTGAAATTGGGCCTTGAAGCTTGGTATATCTATCAGTAGCCGTGGCCGGCCTATGCCGTGAGGGGGGAAGTGAGTCCCAGACTCCCAGTTAGCTGTACAGGTCGGGCCTTTCGGAACCTGAAAGAAATTGGGCCGGCAAGAGAAAATAAACAGCGTACATGGGCCGGAAGTTTGGTCCACCGCGTGCTGCAGCTTTACCCACTCCACTCAACTGCCGACTTGCGCCCACAAGAAATGGCCCGGGCCGGTTGCGCAGCCCACCGGTGGGTCTGGGTATCTTTGAGAGAGGAGAAGCACGAGTTGCTTCTCGCCTCATCCCTCCTGCCACCGGTCAAGAAAGACGTCAAAAGGTCCACGACTCTCAAACATGGGGGCAGCAGTATGCTATACAATCCTGTCAACTGCAAACCATTCCTGCCATTCCAGGAAAAGCAGTTGTGCTGTCAGCGTCAATTCGCCAAGCCATTCCTGGATCGTCTTCTGGTCAGCTCTCGGCAAGACATGCCACTTTGGGAATTCAGAATATACCTGTGCCGGTTTACTACTTGTGTGGCATGTGGAGTGCGAAAAGATTCTCAAGGTTTTGGACTCCCACGGCGTGCCAAAGTTGGCTTGGCGATTCCCTCTCCCGAGGACGGAATCTGCGCGCGCTCTCCACGCGGCTGCGACGCCCCTGAATTCGCCCAAACCCACCGGCCAACCCCCACGCCGCTGAATGAACAGAGGAGTGCACCGGAAACCTCCCGTCGGGTCGGCGCCATGCCACGGTTCGCGCCAAGGAAGGAAGCCGCAGTTGCGCCTCCCCCAACCACGACCTCTCGTCCTCGCCCCGCGACAAGTAGTGGCAGCACTGCCTAATGCCTGCCGGTATAAATACGAGCAGCAACCATACAGGCCAAGGTCACACAAGAAAACAAGATTGATAGTTCGATACAAGAGCAACAGAGAGATCGAGACAGAGTACTGATCTGATCTGGTCTATCCCAAACACATTCTTCTAGCGATTCAGCTTTGGAAGTTTCACCATGTCGTCCTATTCCAAGGCCAGCAATGGTGAGGAACAGCAGCAGCTGGTCTGCGTGACGGGAGCAGGCGGCTTCATCGGGTCGTGGGTGGTGAAGGAGCTCCTGCTGCGCGGCTACCGAGTCAGGGGAACCGCAAGAGACCCTGGTCAGTACAATTTCTTTCTCGGTTACTATCACAAATTCAGAGTAGCGCTGCATAAACGTGCTAAATTTTTCTCCCTGGATGTTTGGATGCGCAGCCGACAGCAAGAACGCGCACTTGCTTGCTCTGGAGGGGGCCAAGGAGAGGCTCACCCTGTGCCGCGCCGATGTCCTCGATTTCGACTCCCTCCGCGCCGCCTTCACCGGCTGCCACGGCGTATTTCACGTCGCCTCCCCGGTGTCCAACGACCCTGTTAGTTTTCACAAATCTCTACTCCTACCACCTACGGCACATTGTTCCTGTGCTAACTCGAATTGAGAAGCCATGTTCTTACGCTGCTTCTCCTCGCGATGAACTGCAGGAGCTGGTGCCGGTGGCCGTGGAGGGCACCAGGAACGTGATCAGCGCCGCGGCGGACGAGGGCGTTCGCCGGGTGGTCTTCACCTCCTCGTACGGCGCGGTGCACATGGACCCCAACCGGAGCCCCGACGCCATCCTCGACGAGACCTGCTGGAGCGACTACGACTTCTGCAAGCAGACGGATGTAAGCTGTCACTGCCAGCCAGCCTCTCTTGATCCTCTGTTTTTCTGCCTCATCCACTGCTTCCGTCGCGTACTCATCCGTGCTTGCGTCGAAAACACAGAACCTGTACTGCTGCGCCAAGATGATGGCGGAGATcacggcgacggaggaggcggcgcggcgcggcctgcagctggcggtggtggtgccctGCATGACCATGGGCCCGATGCTGCAGCAGACGCTCAACTTCAGCAGCAACCACGTGGCGCGCTACCTCATGGGCACCAAGAGGTCCTACCccaacgccgtcgccgcctacGTCGACGTCCGCGACGTCGCGCGCGCGCACGTCCTCGCCTTCGAGCGCCCCGAAGCCCGCGGCCGATACCTCTGCATTGGCACCGTGCTCCACCGCGCCCAGCTCATCGCCATGCTCAGGGAGCTCTTCCCGCAGTACCCCGTCACCGCCAAGTGAGTTTTTACACGCCATGGTCGACCTCTCTCTTTTCGTCGGCGAGCATCGTTGCGTTGCTGACTCGTGAAAATCTCGTGCGTGTCTTGGTCTGCATAGGTGTGAAGATGACGGCAAGCCAATGGCGAAGCCGTACAGGTTCTCCAACCAGAGGGTCAAGGACCTGGGCATGGAGTTCACTCCGCTGAAGAAAAGTTTGTATGAAGCGGTGGTGAGCATGCAGAAGAAGGGGCACCTGCCTGTGATCAGAGAGCAGCAGCGTGCGTACTTGTAAAATCCTGGGACGTTGGGATTTCCCAGATGAAATAAACAGGGAAAACGAAGCAAAAGTGAAGGGACAGAGATGATACAAGCATATAAGGAGATTTGAAATTTAACACAGTTATTCAGGTGTATTACTTTCTTGGTAACAAAATTCTACCAGTGTGTATAAGCATTCTTAATTGTTTGATATCATGTAAACCTTTAAGTCAGGATGTCTCTTCCCGTTACTTACTCAAAATTTAATTCTGCCTATATGAAGACTGCCGGATGAGTAAATCTATAAAAAACCCTTAAAAAAAGTTTTTTGCAAGTTTTTTTTCAGTTGCACACACAAAACAAAATACATTAAAATCCCAAATAAAACGATGCAAACAAAATAATTTTAGTGGACTCCCAACAAATAACTAAAGTTATCGTGTACTATATGTATACAGTGTTTTCATTTTTATTGATGTCATGCTTAAACAAACCAAATTACACGCCAAATATCACAAAACACCACTAGAAAAATCGGGGTAGCGGAAAATAATTTACATTGCAACATGGTATCATAAGTCGCAACACCTAAGTGCAGGAAACATTGAAGAAGACATGTCTTTATATAGCAAACACcactatatttttttatagATTTTGCATTTATCAAACTCTTGGAAATTTATCGTATCTCAAACTTCTAAAGGTACACACACTAAAATTTTTTAAGGTTCCATGCGTATCACGACTAAGAAACAAATTCAAGGCAAAAGAAGAAGTTCACTAGATTTATCTCCCTCAACCACAACAATTTCGACTATTGAGatcatttgtttttttccttactAAGCAGCTTTCAGCCGGTCAGCCCGAACCATCAACCGCGCATCCCATGTTTCAGTCTACAGTATCATCTTCTCTTCTTTTATTAGGggtagcaaaaaaaaagaaaattttctcGCCCCTGGCTGTAAGGGTGGGCAATTGGTTATTACGGTATGTTTTCAGTTTTAAAGctagaaacaaaataaaaattaagGGAAAACGATTTCGAAGTTTAACAACCACTTTTTTCTCCGTTTATGGATCTTTTGGTTTTAAATCAATAAGACTACGCACACCTTTTAAATTCAATCTATTAAAGAAAATTTAGATGACACAGAAGATGATGCTACGGACATGATATTGCTATGTGTTCCGACAACAACATTTATATTAATTCAGGGGAATAAGACACTACGCACACTTAGCCGTACATTAGATATTATGCAGAGACTACACTAGATATGCAGCACATGAGAATGAAACATAAAACGCATGAGAATGAAACATAAAGTATGGTCCTGAGAGGATCAAGTACACGGCACAGTACCTTGAGGATCAATATAATAATTTAGACCTTAGCAGCCTAAGACAAAGTTAATGGTCCAACTTCCTTTGATTCTACGTTTCGGTATTCATATGTGTCCATAAATAAGAGTGATTTTTGTTGAAACATCCAAACTCTGATTCAAACAATATGAGTGATGCATTTTGCCCCCATCGCCAAGCTCCACGACCAAGTTCTGTAATTGGATCGTTTGGTCAGCTCCGGCCAAGTCATGGCGCTTTCGGAATACTGAATATACTACCGTTTTACCAGTTCTAACGGCAGTGATCGAACCCCGGATGTGGACCGACGATTTCTGAAGGTTTTGGACTCCGCGACGTGCCAAAGTTGCCATCGTGATCCCGTCCCGTCTCGAGAGAACGGAAAATCAGTGAGCTCTCGTGCGGCTATTACGCCGGCCGATTTGCCGAAACCCATCGGCggcgccccggccccgccgctgaATGaatccggtggcggcggcgccatgctaCGTCTCGCGGCTGCACACAGCTCTTGCGATCCCCTTCCTAGCTGTATAAATACGGGCCGGGGCGCCATCCATACAGGCCAAGATTAAGAATAATCCTTGGTTAGATTTATACTGTCCTAATTTAGCCAGTAGCTAATTTGCAATTGAGTGGTTGTACAGCCAGCTTGATTATGCCTTATAATCATCTGCTTAAGTAATGCAATAGACTCTGTAAAAGCTGCCAAGTTGACAGCGCAAATTAAGTCCTTTGTGTTCGTGTGTTCTTAGCCGTGAGCAGGGACGTTGTTTCTCCAGCGTGTTTCTGACATATACGAGCTCGATCCAAGACTCGAAGCAACAGAGTGACAGATCAGATACTGATCCAATTCCATACACATTTCACTAGCAAGCTAGCATCGATCGCAAGAGAGAGCCATGTCGTCGTCCTATTCCAAGTCCAGCAATGGtggcgagcagcagcaggagcagctgGTCTGCGTGACCGGAGCAGGCGGCTTCATCGGTTCGTGGCTGGTCAAGGAGCTCCTCATGCGCGGCTACCGTGTCAGGGGAACTGCAAGGGACCCTGGTGAGCTAGTGAAGTCTCTTTCTTTCATCCCACCATCACAAATTCAGAACAACGCTGCAATGATAACAACGTGCTCGTTTTGTTTTGTCCCTGAACGAAACAGAGGATAGCAAGAACGCGCACTTGCTTGCTCTGGAGGGTGCCAGGGAGAGGCTCACCCTGTGCCGCGCCGATGTACTCGACTACGACTCCCTCCGCGCCGCCTTCACCGGCTGCCATGGCGTCCTCCACGTCGCCTCCCCGGTGTCCAACGACCCGGTTAGTTTTTATGCACAAATAACCCTCTGCATACTCCTAGCTACACAGAACATCGTTCACGCCCTTGCATGCTTACGTGTGATGGCTTGCACGAGCTGGTGCCGGTGGCCGTGGAGGGCACACGGAACGTGATCAACGCCGCGGCGGACGAGGGCGTGCGCCGGGCGGTGTTCACCTCGACGTACGGCGCGGTGCACATGGATCCCAACCGGAGCCCCGACGCCGTCCTCGACGAGACCTGCTGGAGCGACTTCGACTTCTGCAAGCAGACAGGCGTAAGCTGCCATTGCCAGCCTCTCTTCTTCTCTGATTTGTCTCATCCATTATCGCAGTGCCTGAATTACATCGAAACCGTGCGCGCAGAACCTGTACTGCTGCGCCAAGATGATGGCGGAGATcacggcgacggaggaggcggcgcggcgcggcctgcagctggcggtggtggtgccgtgCATCACCACGGGCCCGATGCTGCAGCAGTCGCTCAACTTCACCAGCAACCACGTCGTCCACTACCTGATGGGCGCCAAGAGGTCCTACCCCAACGCCGTTGCCGCCTACGTCGACGTCCGCGACGTCGCGCGCGCGCACGTCCTCAACTACGAGCGCCCCGAAGCCCGCGGGCGATACCTCTGCATCGGCACCGTGCTCCACCGCGCCCAGTTCATCGCCATGCTCATGGAGCTCTTCCCGCAGTACCCCGTCACGGCCAAGTGAGTTTACGCCATGGCGAACCTCCTCTGTTTCCCTCTGTTGATGCGTTGCTGACTCCGCAAACCTCGCGCGTCTTGATGATATACTAGGTGTGAAGATGACGGCAAGCCAATGGCGAAGCCTTACAAGTTTTCCAACCAGAGGCTCAAGGACTTGGGCTTGGAGTTCACTCCACTGAAGAAAAGCTTGTGTGAAGCGGTGGTGTGCATGCAGAAGAAGGGGCACCTGCCTGTCATCACAGAGCAGCAGCGTTCGTACTTGTAAATCCGGGCACGCTGAGATTCCCCAGATGAGATAACACAGGTCAAACGAAACAAAAGTGAAGGGAAGAATCATATAAGGACATTGCAAATTTAGCGTATATTTTTTCAGTTATTCATGTGTATTAcgttcttgaaaaaaaaacaatttctACAAGTGTGTATAAGCAttcttatttgatatcatgccACATGTAAAGGTTTGTGATCGGTAATAAGGTGCTTATGGGTCAACGAAAAGataaaaaactgaaaaaagtACTGCTTCTGTTGGCATTTGAATTCATGATGTCCCTTCCCGTTATTACTCAAAATTTAATTCTGTCTGTATGAAGATTACCGGATGACTATATAGtataaaaatgtaatataaacgCCGTTCCTTCATTCTAGGGATAGTAGAAATTAAAATCTCAGGTTGATTATATAGtataaaaatgtaatataaaatcCTCTGGTTAAGTAATAGAGTACCAGCAAATAGCTTACGTTTTTAGAAAATTTTTGAtaccaacttcatattttttggatttgaaataaattagttatgattttttatcaaatcaaaactttttaaatttctagaaaatgcaaaatCACCCAAAGGGTCAAATCTGTTCGGTTTTGATAGTTGGATGGCCCTCCTTATCCGTTTTTGTAGTTGTGGGTTGAAAATCATACTTCTATTATAGtatttgttggggggaaatattaacgatcccctaagacaccacttaaggaagcagacacggaggcccgggcccacctaggcgtgatcaaagctccgccttgcccgaccaaggcgccaggatcgggaacgtccgacccccctccgcaaagtttccgcctcgcccgaccgcgaccccggggtcggaggcgcccgacccctcgccacggagttccgcctcgcccgaccccaagcaaaggggtcgggcgcgctggggcccccggggcagggatccccctcggatgcggtccacatgggcaagacagacaaaatcctgtgggttcccccgtcggcctcgctataaatgcgccgcaggtctGACGGAGGGCAGgacgaccgcgctcctcacgcaacccatCACAAGTACCCGCGCACGACCGCTCtgtacaggctacagtgccggcggccggctcccattcgccgcagggcactcatggcctgcgccggccggagcaaaggagagagcggcctgtcctcgggccccgtgcgccctcgggtcccacgcagcaaggatgtgacgccctccctCCAGCAGCCATCGCCTGAGCAACaacatccaccgtcctccctaacggacgctgggataacgacggaacgccctcatcatgatctgagGCCTACGAGTATCGAAGGAGCCATCTGCAGGGAGCAACAACACTTGGCATACggcggcctccccctccggcatgcgcgCCGGCGCTCGCCCAGGGCCGGCAGAGGCATCGGGCGCCCTGGATCTGGCTCCTCCTTCTTGCTGTgctttttaccattctacgctttactctttacagtcctctttacccgatcccaactgtaactccggccacccccttgcgatatagAAGGTGGAACCCAGGGCCAGagaggggatcggcttcttctcccacaagccatagCACACAGCGACTCTTCCTGAGAGCGTAAgcaccaaagagacttgggaccagtccctctctcgtcaacctgtaacccctactacagaaccccgcgtgggcaacatgaacatccccgatactggacgtagggcttcctttgcccgaaccagtctaaacccgtgtctcccgcgcaaccacctgaggcttacgcgcataaaagaaatttactagtctaagtcttgatccgctgatcttggcaacgacagttggcgcgccaggtaggggacctttgcgcgtacatctcagcctcagatggccagtTACGAGGGCAGCTTTgttccgggctccctgatccgtttcgggagcctggatttcctcgccaccggggaagggatcgagctgatccctgtcctcgtcctACCCACTCGCCCAGCTGCCCCTGGCCCTgctgccgggacggcggcgagcggtcgCTCGCCCACTGGAAGGACCTCACCGAGAGGacagcccttcgggctacgcaacgccacgaaGGCTTACGGACGCCTCCTGGGGCGGTCCTTGaccacgtcgcccgcgagcaacgagctcgtaggcgcGACGAGGACAGTCTCTGACGCTGGCTCCAGCAGCAggagcccccacccctcgcgcgagtgccttgtggtcgacgcgcactccgaggggtccaacggcgatggtgccAAGGGGAGACAACGGgttcccccctcgcgcgccgctgCTACAACTGGAGCCTTACCCGGGGCCCCGGAGTGCGCTCGGCAACTAGAAGCGCACGTGGGCGCTCGCCAAGAagtagagcacccccaccacgaggggggagcgcgacaacAGGCGTGCGACATCCAGGaacgcatctgcgcggacggagagcgtccgccgctctttgcccgcgctagccaaaacgtcgcagccgcggcggtgttgctccgacagctccccgaaccagcgacgcccgagCAGCGACGGGCACgacaagagatgcgcaacctgctcgagtgcgctgccgtccagcaggcggaaagttcgacgtcccggcgacgcgggcagaacgccagccgggcgacgcATGACGCGCCCCCGgaacggcggggggaatctgtccatcaaccccctccgggggcgAATCAGGCCACGTCCGCCCGACGAACCCCGCCACCCGCGgtaggcgaggctcgatccgttcaccagcgcgtcggtctcgtccgcgacgcccgcgacaccctgaacgcgcgaagatgctcccgcgcggacagggggacggggcagatcgaggctaccacgttcaccgtggcgggcgttacgacagcggggaagaccgcagcccgagcccagGAGCGGCTGGgcctcgggccttctccgcgcgcatcctaaatgcgccctttccgccgcgcttcaggcaacccacgagtgtagccaaatactcgggggagacaaaTCTTGGagtgtggctcagcgattaccggcttgcatgtcaagccggcggggcggacgatgacctgttcatcatccgcaacctacccctttttctggcagactccacgcgagcctggctagaacatatcccttcgggacgcgtTCGCAGCTGGAGCGACCTGAAAgaggttttcataggaaacttccatgggacgtacacgcgccccggcaactcctgggatctccggagctgccgtcagggggcggacgagtccctccgggattacatccggcgcttctccagaaagcgcaccgagctctccaacgtcgcggacgccgacgtcataggagccttcctagcaagGACCTCTTGctggcccctcgtccacgagctagggcgccgaggcccgcgaaccacggaagagctcctcaacattgccactagctacgcctcttgcgaagaggctgtcggagcgatcttcgatcgttccaagggcaaggcgaagcgggaggaggacgccgacgaaggcacctccaaccgccagcagaagaagaaaggcaagcagcggcgcgaggcccccctcgtggccgcggccgagcgcaagcgggggcagccaccccccgaaggcgctcccggcttcttcgacaagttgctcgagggaccgtgcccgaaccacgagttccccgtcaagcacaCCTACAAAGAttgtaacctcatgaagaggtacttcgtaggcaacccggtgaaaggcgaccggaagcggaagcccgatgaggaaaagaagggcgacaaagagaaggaagacggcttccctaaagttgacggctgcttcatgatcttcggcggctccgcggctcacgacaccaagcgccagcaaaagctggagcgccgggaggtctacgcggccgagcctgcgactccggccttcctcgactggtccgggccagccatcaccttcgataggtccgaccaccctggacgcgtctggcatccggggcgttaccctctcgtcgtcgaccccatcgtcggtacgacgcgcctcaccaaggtactcatggatgggggcagcggcctcaacctcctctacgccgagatcctcgacgctatggggatcgatcgctcccgcctccgtcccagcaaggcacccttccatggcgtcgtgccagggaagcaggcgacgcctctcgggcagatcgacttgcccgttacgtttgggaccccttccaactataggaaggaggtcctcaccttcgaggtggtagggtttcgcggaacctaccatgccatcttaggACGGCCGTgttacgcgaagttcatggcattccccaactacacctacctcaagctcaagctgccagggcccaacggggtcatcaccgtcagcacgaccttccagaaggcgtatgagtgcgacgtggagTGTTGCGAGTATGCCGCGGCCATCACTGCCACGAGCGGcatggcggtccagcttgcggaggcaATCGAAGGTCAgcccgacgccaagcagtcgggcacctcctttgagcccaccgaaggtatcaaagaagtccctctcgatcccggctgttccaatggtggggttgtgcggatcagcgcggccctatcccccaaataggaaagcgcgctcgtcgacttcctccgcgcgaacagcgacgtcttcgcgtggaagccctcggccatgccaggcatcccgaaagaagtcgccgagcattccttgaacatcagggctggctccaaaccagtgaagcaaggcttgcgccgtttcgacgaagaaaggcgcagggccattggtgaagagctccagaagctcttggcggccgggttcatcaaggaagtgcgccaccccgagtggctagcctatcctgtccttgtaccaaaaaagaacgggaaatggaggatgtgtgtcgattataccggtctcaacaaagcgtgtccaaaggatccgtttccttttccacgcatagatcaaatagtcgactcaaccgccgggtgcgaaaccctcagcttcctcgacgcatattccggctaccaccagatcgcgatgaaagaggccgaccagctcgccacctctttcatcaccccctttggcccctattgctacgttaagatgccgttcggcctcaaaaacgcggggggctaccttccagcgatgcatgctaaaATGCTTCGGCaatctcatcgggcggaccgttgaggcctacgtcgacgacatcgtggttaaatccaggaagggtaaccagctcgttcccgacctggagctagccttcgaaaggctgagggataagcgtattaagcttaatcccgagaaatgtgtgttcggtgtcccaaggggcatgctgttaggcttcatcgtctctgtgcgcggcatcgaggcaaacccggagaagatagcggccatcagcaacatagggccaatccggaacataaagggggtgcagcgcgtcatgggatgcttagcatccttgagccgcttcatctcgcgcctcggcgagcgaggtcttcctctctatcggctcctgaagaaatctgaccgcttcgaatggaccagcgaggcccaggaggcacttgaccgactcaaggacctcctgacgaaggccccaattctagtcccgcccgccgacggcgagaccctcctgctctacgtcgcggcgaccacccaggtggtcagcgcggccctagtggtggagcgggaggaggaggggcacgctcttaaggtacaacgcccggtgtacttcatcaacgaagtcttgtccgagccCAAGACACGAtatccacagatccagaagctcgtctacgccatccttatcatgaagaggaagctgcgtcactacttcacctcccacccggtaacggtcgtttcatcattccctcttggtgaagtaatccggaacccaaatactacaggaaggatcgcgaagtgggcgcttgagctcatggaccagggtatcacctatgtcccccgcaccgccatcaagtcccaggtacttgccgacttcgtggccgagtggacgGAGGTACAAGCACCGTCGGCGctggaggagcaggagtactggacgatgtacttcgacgggtcgctgatgagggcccgcgccggagcaggcctcgtcttcgtctctccgttgggcgtacgcatcaggtacatgatccgcctccattttcctgcctccaacaatgtcgctgagtatgaagccctactcaacgggctccgcatcgccatcgagcttggcatccgtcggctagacgtccggggcgattcccagttggtcgtcgaacaagtcatgaaggagtggagctgccatgaccccaaaatggccgcctactgcaacgaggtccgtaagctcgaggacaagttcgatgggttggagctcaaccacgtcgcaaggcgcttcaacgaagccgctgacgagctagcgaaggcggcgtccggccggatgccTGTCCCTgacggcgttttcgttagcgaccagctgaagccttcAACCCGTTATCTggagccagcaggggtcggcgaggcatgTCCAGCCCTGGGGTCGGGACTTGAGccgggggaggtcggcagcgcgccacctgtcccggacccgaGCACCGGTCCCGAGGGAATCAACGCTGCCTTACCCGACCCGGCCCTGGAAGCCAAGCCATCCGACCCCGTGGTTATGGAAATCGCggcgggccccgcggcgggggccgaccccccgaccgactagagagccccgtacctcgactaccttgtccgcgacacgctcccggcggacaaaacagaagcccgcaggatcgcgcgccgtgcgaaatccttcaccatcatcgaccaggagctctacaagagaagtcacactgggatcctccagcgctgcatcccgatcgagcagggaaaggcgctgatccaggatatccacgccgggACTTGTGGTCACGacgctgcgccaaggaca
Proteins encoded in this window:
- the LOC117841515 gene encoding cinnamoyl-CoA reductase 1, with amino-acid sequence MSSYSKASNGEEQQQLVCVTGAGGFIGSWVVKELLLRGYRVRGTARDPADSKNAHLLALEGAKERLTLCRADVLDFDSLRAAFTGCHGVFHVASPVSNDPELVPVAVEGTRNVISAAADEGVRRVVFTSSYGAVHMDPNRSPDAILDETCWSDYDFCKQTDNLYCCAKMMAEITATEEAARRGLQLAVVVPCMTMGPMLQQTLNFSSNHVARYLMGTKRSYPNAVAAYVDVRDVARAHVLAFERPEARGRYLCIGTVLHRAQLIAMLRELFPQYPVTAKCEDDGKPMAKPYRFSNQRVKDLGMEFTPLKKSLYEAVVSMQKKGHLPVIREQQRAYL